One stretch of Candidatus Poribacteria bacterium DNA includes these proteins:
- a CDS encoding HD domain-containing protein: MEKQTYRRIRDPIHGLIDFSEREQQLIDTQVFQRLRRIRQLAMVFLVYPSALHTRFDHSIGVMHIAGRICTSLQELIPDRISDEDIANVRFAALLHDIGHGPFSHLSENLLEKFSPAQTNMGIARGRVHEKITIDIIRNDSQIKDILDDKERKFLIDMIQGKPTRDWRHDVISSELDADKMDYLLRDSYFAGVKYGEYDLEKLIESCLVVDRPKTQLARPETQLALNSEGLYALEQFMLARYHMKQQVYSHEVSLISDEMIIRGITLAIEEGNKQIAKLYKYPRRNKKDTDQDYEKKRKDFVQNYLNYHDEKVIDLLRNCKQRKANKIFNRLYNRELFNTITGLRFKYEDMAIRDCLQEMVADSDRKRRCEKKIAECIGPNADADYIIVNKPAVRNLNYDSQSKTQSSEAVMIFDENNKKQDRLEALGEYAGELFLARYYDGASPLEIVQVYAPYQVSEKKERKIQDILRSS; encoded by the coding sequence ATGGAAAAGCAAACTTATAGAAGAATACGAGACCCAATCCATGGACTTATTGATTTTTCAGAAAGAGAACAGCAGTTGATTGACACTCAAGTTTTTCAGCGGCTTCGTCGGATTCGGCAATTGGCAATGGTGTTTTTGGTTTATCCGAGTGCTCTACATACGCGCTTTGACCATTCGATTGGTGTGATGCACATCGCTGGTCGAATTTGTACCAGCCTCCAAGAGTTGATCCCCGATAGAATTAGCGATGAGGATATTGCTAATGTTCGTTTCGCAGCGTTGCTTCATGATATTGGACACGGTCCGTTTAGTCATCTTTCTGAGAATCTTTTGGAAAAGTTTTCACCTGCTCAAACTAACATGGGGATAGCCCGCGGAAGGGTTCATGAGAAAATAACTATAGATATTATTCGTAACGATTCGCAAATCAAAGACATTCTGGACGATAAAGAGCGTAAGTTCTTGATTGATATGATCCAGGGGAAACCGACGCGGGACTGGAGACATGATGTCATTTCGAGTGAGTTGGACGCCGACAAGATGGACTACCTTCTGCGTGATTCCTATTTCGCCGGTGTCAAATATGGAGAGTACGATCTGGAGAAACTAATTGAATCCTGCTTGGTTGTTGACCGACCAAAAACACAGCTTGCTCGTCCAGAAACACAACTTGCCCTTAATAGCGAAGGGCTTTATGCTCTCGAGCAATTCATGCTCGCGCGGTATCATATGAAACAGCAAGTGTATTCGCACGAAGTCAGTCTCATTTCCGATGAGATGATTATTCGTGGGATTACCCTTGCAATTGAAGAGGGTAATAAGCAAATCGCCAAACTTTATAAATACCCCAGAAGAAACAAAAAGGATACCGATCAAGACTATGAGAAAAAGCGTAAAGATTTCGTTCAAAACTATCTCAATTATCATGACGAAAAGGTAATTGACCTTTTAAGAAATTGCAAACAACGGAAAGCAAATAAAATTTTCAATCGACTTTACAATCGTGAGCTCTTCAATACAATTACTGGACTTAGGTTCAAATATGAAGATATGGCAATCCGTGACTGCCTGCAGGAAATGGTAGCGGATTCGGATCGAAAACGCCGATGTGAGAAAAAGATTGCCGAGTGCATAGGTCCCAACGCCGATGCTGATTATATTATTGTAAATAAACCCGCGGTTCGGAATTTGAATTATGACAGCCAATCCAAAACTCAGAGTTCGGAAGCAGTTATGATTTTTGACGAAAATAACAAGAAACAAGATAGATTAGAGGCACTGGGTGAATACGCGGGTGAACTGTTTCTCGCGAGGTACTATGATGGTGCCTCTCCTTTAGAAATCGTTCAAGTCTATGCCCCATATCAAGTATCAGAAAAAAAGGAGCGTAAAATTCAAGACATTTTACGTTCTTCGTGA